From one Streptomyces sp. R41 genomic stretch:
- a CDS encoding cation:proton antiporter: MLGLELVVVLGVAVLVGNVVGQRLGIAPPVVLLVTGVLLGFIPAVREAQLPPEVVLLLFLPVLLYWESLTTSLREIRTNLRGILQLSTALVILTAWAVAATGHALGLPWGPAWVLGAAMALTDATAVGVLARALPRRQVTILRAESLINDGTALVVYGLAVGITVGGEHLSMPHVGGLFLLAYGGGALVGVAAAWVNLTCGAA; this comes from the coding sequence GTGCTCGGTCTTGAACTCGTCGTGGTCCTGGGCGTGGCCGTGCTGGTGGGCAACGTCGTGGGACAGCGCCTCGGCATCGCCCCGCCCGTCGTCCTGCTCGTGACGGGTGTGCTGCTGGGATTCATCCCGGCAGTACGGGAGGCGCAACTGCCACCGGAGGTAGTGCTGTTGCTCTTCCTTCCGGTGCTGCTGTACTGGGAGAGCCTGACCACCTCCCTGCGGGAGATCCGCACCAATCTGCGCGGCATCCTGCAGCTGAGCACCGCCCTCGTCATCCTCACCGCCTGGGCCGTCGCCGCAACCGGGCACGCCCTCGGGCTGCCGTGGGGGCCGGCCTGGGTGCTCGGCGCGGCCATGGCGCTCACCGACGCGACCGCGGTCGGCGTCCTCGCCCGCGCCCTGCCACGCCGCCAGGTCACCATCCTGCGGGCCGAGAGCCTGATCAACGACGGCACGGCCCTGGTCGTGTACGGTCTCGCCGTCGGCATCACGGTCGGCGGGGAGCACCTGAGCATGCCGCACGTCGGCGGGCTGTTCCTGCTTGCCTACGGCGGCGGAGCCCTGGTCGGGGTGGCGGCCGCGTGGGTCAACTTGACCTGCGGCGCCGCCTGA
- a CDS encoding DUF2255 family protein translates to MTTWTNDELTRIEHAEELQMAPARSDGTPRTPVPIWVVRDGDDLYVRSFRGSDGAWYRAARASHEGHVRSGGVDKDVTLVQVTDPGVNDRIDAAYRTKYGRYGASYIDPMVASRDTTLKLVPR, encoded by the coding sequence ATGACGACCTGGACGAACGACGAACTGACCCGGATCGAGCACGCCGAGGAACTTCAGATGGCCCCCGCGCGCAGCGACGGAACACCACGCACACCCGTGCCGATCTGGGTGGTCCGCGACGGCGACGATCTCTACGTCCGCTCCTTCCGCGGCAGCGACGGCGCCTGGTACCGGGCGGCCCGGGCCAGCCACGAGGGCCACGTCCGCTCCGGCGGCGTCGACAAGGACGTCACCCTCGTCCAGGTCACGGACCCCGGCGTCAATGACCGGATCGACGCCGCCTACCGCACCAAGTACGGCCGGTACGGCGCGAGTTACATCGATCCCATGGTGGCCTCGCGGGACACGACCCTGAAGCTCGTACCGCGCTGA
- a CDS encoding zinc-dependent alcohol dehydrogenase family protein: MRATVIHAPGDIRVEDAPEPKIVNPTDAIIRTVATCVCGSDLWPYRGLEPVGDPHPMGHEYVGIVEEVGSEVGNVKPGQFVVGSFATSDNTCANCQKGWQSSCLNREFMGTCQAEYVRIPNAHGTLVATDEHPSGDLVPSLLAVSDVMGTGWYAALAAEVKPGSTAVVVGDGAVGLCGVIAAKELGAERIIAMSRHESRQKLALEFGATDIVSERGDEGVARIKDLTGGIGADSVLECVGTSQSMSQALHSARPGGNVGFVGVPHEVAVDGQELFFSQVGLRGGPAPVRRYLPDLIDRVLSGHINPGKVFDLTLPLEQVAEGYKAMDERRAIKALLKP; the protein is encoded by the coding sequence ATGCGCGCAACCGTGATCCACGCCCCCGGTGACATCCGGGTGGAGGACGCCCCCGAGCCCAAGATCGTCAACCCGACGGACGCGATCATCCGCACGGTCGCCACCTGTGTGTGCGGCTCGGACCTGTGGCCGTACCGCGGCCTGGAGCCGGTCGGCGACCCGCACCCGATGGGCCACGAGTACGTCGGCATCGTCGAGGAAGTCGGCAGCGAGGTCGGCAACGTCAAGCCCGGCCAGTTCGTGGTCGGCTCCTTCGCCACGTCGGACAACACCTGCGCGAACTGCCAGAAGGGCTGGCAATCCTCCTGCCTGAACCGCGAGTTCATGGGCACCTGCCAGGCCGAGTACGTGCGCATTCCCAACGCCCACGGCACCCTCGTGGCCACCGACGAGCACCCCTCCGGCGACTTGGTGCCGAGCCTGCTGGCCGTGTCCGACGTGATGGGCACCGGCTGGTACGCGGCCCTCGCCGCCGAGGTCAAGCCGGGCTCGACGGCCGTCGTGGTCGGTGACGGCGCGGTCGGCCTGTGCGGGGTCATCGCCGCGAAGGAGCTCGGCGCGGAGCGGATCATCGCCATGTCCCGGCACGAGTCCCGGCAGAAGCTCGCCCTGGAGTTCGGCGCCACCGACATCGTCAGCGAGCGCGGCGACGAAGGCGTCGCCCGCATCAAGGACCTCACCGGCGGCATCGGCGCCGACTCCGTCCTGGAGTGCGTCGGCACCTCCCAGTCCATGAGCCAGGCCCTGCACTCCGCCCGCCCGGGCGGCAACGTCGGCTTCGTCGGCGTCCCGCACGAGGTCGCCGTCGACGGCCAGGAGCTGTTCTTCTCCCAGGTCGGCCTGCGCGGCGGCCCGGCTCCCGTTCGCCGCTACCTGCCCGACCTGATCGACCGCGTGCTGTCCGGTCACATCAACCCGGGCAAGGTCTTCGACCTCACGCTGCCGCTGGAGCAGGTCGCCGAGGGCTACAAGGCGATGGACGAACGCCGCGCCATCAAGGCCCTCCTCAAGCCCTGA
- a CDS encoding flavodoxin family protein → MSSTSRPTVAVAFHSGYGHTAVIAEAVARGASEAGAEVISIPVDTITDEQWAQLDAADAIIFGAPTYMGTASAAFHTFAEASSKRWFTQTWVDKIAAGFTNSGAKNGDKSSTLGYFFTMAAQHGMHWVSLGVQPGWASTEGSEDDINRLGYFVGAGAQTPTDAGPEAVHKSDIATAEGLGARVAQQTAFFRAGRAALAA, encoded by the coding sequence ATGTCCTCCACCTCCCGCCCCACGGTCGCCGTCGCATTCCATTCCGGCTACGGCCACACCGCCGTCATAGCCGAGGCCGTGGCGCGCGGTGCCTCGGAAGCCGGTGCCGAGGTGATCTCCATCCCCGTGGACACGATCACCGACGAGCAGTGGGCGCAGCTGGACGCCGCCGACGCCATCATCTTCGGTGCCCCCACCTACATGGGCACCGCCTCCGCCGCCTTCCACACCTTCGCCGAGGCGAGCAGCAAGCGCTGGTTCACCCAGACCTGGGTCGACAAGATCGCCGCCGGTTTCACCAACTCCGGTGCCAAGAACGGCGACAAGTCCTCGACCCTGGGCTACTTCTTCACCATGGCCGCCCAGCACGGCATGCACTGGGTCAGCCTCGGCGTCCAGCCGGGCTGGGCCTCCACCGAGGGCAGCGAGGACGACATCAACCGTCTGGGCTACTTCGTCGGGGCAGGTGCCCAGACCCCGACCGATGCCGGCCCGGAGGCCGTCCACAAGTCGGACATCGCCACCGCCGAGGGCCTCGGCGCCCGCGTCGCGCAGCAGACCGCCTTCTTCCGCGCCGGCCGCGCCGCTCTCGCCGCTTGA
- a CDS encoding nuclear transport factor 2 family protein: protein MSDSPNLALVRRLYDSGMAPDVVAEVIDPEIVWDITPGFPYGGVYKTWASAGGDFFGRLAPRFTSFGAVAEEFYDAGEHVFVRGHYHAVSKSGEESDARFIHLWTVGDGKLTHLVQAADSHVVQLAATS from the coding sequence ATGTCCGACTCCCCGAATCTCGCTCTCGTTCGCCGCCTCTACGACTCCGGCATGGCCCCGGACGTGGTCGCCGAGGTCATCGACCCCGAGATCGTCTGGGACATCACTCCCGGCTTCCCCTACGGCGGCGTCTACAAGACCTGGGCGAGCGCGGGCGGCGACTTCTTCGGCCGGCTCGCGCCGCGCTTCACCTCCTTCGGCGCGGTGGCCGAGGAGTTCTACGACGCCGGCGAGCACGTGTTCGTGCGTGGCCACTACCACGCGGTGTCCAAGTCCGGCGAGGAGTCGGACGCTCGCTTCATCCACCTGTGGACGGTCGGCGACGGCAAGCTCACCCACCTTGTGCAGGCCGCCGACAGCCACGTCGTCCAGCTGGCCGCGACCAGCTGA
- a CDS encoding type 1 glutamine amidotransferase domain-containing protein, with protein sequence MTKILFLITAADHWTLADGFEQPAGFWAEEAIGPYGVFKEAGYEIAAATPGGVPPTPDALSLTPDFNGGEEGAEQMRTALKEATELANPVRIEDVDIDDYDAVFVPGGWGPMEDHSDDPAAGKLLSDWLASGKLVTLVCHGPAALLSTVDADGKSPFSGYRLTGLSNSEEIQNGLADRAKWLPEDRLVSDVGADYHKGEENFAPHLEVDRNLVTGQNPASAVPLAQEVVKTLG encoded by the coding sequence ATGACGAAGATCCTCTTCCTCATCACCGCCGCCGACCACTGGACCCTGGCCGACGGGTTCGAGCAGCCGGCCGGCTTCTGGGCCGAGGAGGCCATCGGCCCGTACGGCGTCTTCAAGGAGGCCGGCTACGAGATCGCCGCGGCCACCCCGGGCGGCGTCCCGCCGACCCCCGACGCACTCAGCCTCACCCCGGACTTCAACGGCGGCGAGGAGGGTGCCGAGCAGATGCGGACCGCCCTCAAGGAGGCCACCGAACTGGCGAACCCCGTCCGCATCGAGGACGTGGACATCGACGACTACGACGCCGTGTTCGTGCCCGGCGGCTGGGGCCCGATGGAGGACCACTCCGACGACCCCGCGGCCGGCAAGCTGCTCAGCGACTGGCTCGCCTCCGGCAAGCTCGTGACGCTGGTCTGCCACGGCCCGGCCGCGCTGCTGTCCACCGTGGACGCCGACGGCAAGTCCCCGTTCTCCGGCTACCGCCTGACCGGCCTGTCCAACTCCGAGGAGATCCAGAACGGCCTCGCCGACCGGGCGAAGTGGCTGCCTGAGGACCGTCTCGTCTCGGACGTGGGCGCGGACTACCACAAGGGTGAGGAGAACTTCGCCCCTCACCTCGAGGTGGACCGCAACCTTGTCACCGGCCAGAACCCCGCCTCGGCCGTCCCGCTGGCCCAGGAAGTCGTCAAGACCCTCGGCTGA
- a CDS encoding MoaF N-terminal domain-containing protein: MDSNATLPSVGQTWLADLGPDTPLGHFTVEITFDSATQVSFEVTGGAIKGRKQTMEYTTTQLRDGLFVVRWTEPDAGDHVTHIEDYTEGTCMASSVIGGEFVQLHGKWSRVR; this comes from the coding sequence ATGGACAGCAACGCGACTCTCCCCAGCGTCGGCCAGACCTGGCTCGCGGACCTCGGCCCCGACACCCCGCTCGGCCACTTCACGGTGGAGATCACCTTCGACTCGGCGACCCAGGTCAGCTTCGAGGTGACGGGCGGCGCCATCAAGGGCCGTAAGCAGACGATGGAGTACACCACCACCCAGCTCCGCGACGGCCTGTTCGTCGTCCGCTGGACCGAGCCCGACGCCGGTGACCACGTCACTCACATCGAGGACTACACCGAGGGCACGTGCATGGCCAGCTCGGTCATCGGTGGCGAGTTCGTCCAGCTCCACGGGAAGTGGAGCCGCGTCCGCTGA
- a CDS encoding helix-turn-helix transcriptional regulator: MNRDPHRHDLGEFLKARRAELDPAAVGLPDGGSRRVAGLRREEVAVLAAISTDYYARLEQGRIQPSPSVLESLARVLRLDEDQRAYLYELAAKDEFRPPRRQPRLKAQPQLQRMLDDMAHTPAFVIGPRTEIVAWNAMGAALITDFGKIPEKQRYYIRLLITDPRMRELYADWEGVTRLAIAQMRMHNANNPGDTQLAALVGELSVRDEQFRQWWGSHHVAVRDTGTKHLRHPVVGDLHLDWNAVTWAADPDLAIIVWTAESGTPTHDSLRMLASWAADPSHSTSDSSA; encoded by the coding sequence ATGAACCGCGATCCTCACCGCCACGATCTGGGGGAATTCCTCAAGGCGCGCCGCGCCGAGCTCGACCCGGCCGCCGTCGGTCTGCCCGACGGCGGCTCGCGTCGTGTCGCGGGCCTGCGCCGTGAGGAGGTCGCCGTACTGGCGGCCATCAGCACCGACTACTACGCCCGCCTCGAACAGGGCCGGATCCAGCCGTCGCCGTCCGTGCTGGAGTCCCTGGCCCGGGTGCTGCGCCTGGACGAGGACCAGCGCGCCTACCTGTACGAGCTCGCGGCCAAGGACGAATTCCGCCCGCCGCGTCGGCAGCCGCGCCTCAAGGCGCAGCCGCAGCTGCAGCGCATGCTCGACGACATGGCGCACACCCCCGCGTTCGTGATCGGTCCGCGCACCGAGATCGTCGCCTGGAACGCCATGGGCGCCGCTCTGATCACGGACTTCGGGAAGATCCCCGAGAAGCAGCGCTACTACATAAGGCTGCTCATCACCGACCCCAGGATGCGCGAGCTGTACGCGGACTGGGAGGGCGTCACTCGGCTGGCCATCGCCCAGATGCGGATGCATAACGCCAACAACCCCGGTGACACGCAGCTCGCCGCCCTGGTGGGTGAACTCTCGGTCCGGGACGAGCAGTTCCGCCAGTGGTGGGGCTCCCACCACGTCGCCGTCCGGGACACCGGGACCAAGCACCTGCGCCACCCCGTCGTCGGTGACCTGCACCTCGACTGGAACGCCGTCACCTGGGCCGCCGACCCCGACCTGGCGATCATCGTCTGGACCGCCGAATCCGGCACCCCGACCCACGACAGCCTGCGCATGCTGGCGTCCTGGGCAGCGGACCCCAGCCACTCGACCAGCGACAGCTCCGCCTGA